The genome window ACCGCTGCAATCGCAGGGTATCCGTCACGGCCTGCTGATACGACTGCTGCGCCAAAGTCAGATTCGAATCCGCGAACGCCTGGGTATTCCTCAGCGCCTCATAGGACTTGAGCTGTGTCGCTTCGGTATTACCTTCGCCACTCAAGCGGCGGCGCACGGCGCTGATCCGCTTGTTCAGGGCCGCGACCTGAAGCTCGGCAGGTTTCAGCATGAAGTGATCCTTATTGCCCAGCGCTCGAATCTTGTCGAGATTGATTTGCGCGCTGCTGAGTTCTCCCTCAAGTTGGCTGGACAGGTTCAACAGCATGGCCACCGTCGCCGTCGGATCGATGTTGCCGTGGGTGGTCCGCCACGCCGTCAACGCATCCCGGGCCGCAAGCGCCTTTTTTTCTGCCCGCTTGACCGACTCCTCGCTCACCTTCAATTTGTCGGCCACGCCTTTTTCGTTCATCGTGCTGACAAACTCTTCCGCCAAGCCGATAAGCGCCTTCGACAATATCGCGGCGTGCTCCGAGGAAAATGCGCTCACGCGCAGTACATCGATCTGCTCCAAGGCGTTGAACGACACTTGAACCGACGCTTTGTACGCGCGATACAGATCGTCTTCGCTCGAATCTTCGGAAAGATGGTTGAGCGGGTCCATGCCGGTATGGATCAGGTACTGGCGCAGGCCCACTTTCTGATCAAGCTGCTGCATGGCGTCGCGCGATTGGAGGAAATCCCTGACCGCCCAGCCGTCCACAAAGCCGCCCAGCATGCCGCCCATGTTCCCGGTGGTAAGCAGGCTGGCTGCGCCGCCACCGCCGCCTTGCTGCCCCGAGCCCGACTGCACGAAAAACCGCGACTCCGCTTCGTAGCGTGGCGTCGCGATGCAAAGCACATAGACCAGCGCAAACGCGACCGGTGCGATCACGATAAGCGCATTGATCCAGCGATGGCGGCGGCGCTCGCGCATCAACGACTGCCGCTCGCGGCGGCGGCGTTCGATCTCGGACCCGCCGTCAGAGCCCGACGCCGTCCTCGAAGCCGCCTCCGAAGCCGTCGTCGCCTGTGCCGGATTCGCTCCTAGATCGTCTCGGGGGGAATTTGCTGATGCACTGGTCGAGGTCGTCTTCGATGCTGAGAGCACTTCGTTCATAGATCAAGCCTTTGAGGCAGTAGTCCGCCATCTGATTCTGGCGGTAACTGGAAAGAATAAGTGTCCGGCCAATCAGCCGCTCTTCAAACAGAGCCAGCCAGAGGCGGGTGAAACGGCAAGGTTCGAAAGGAATCGCCCCTTCGATGACGTAGACATCGAACGCGGGAGCCAGCGCCAGCGCAAACGAAAACTCTTGCCGTGCGTAGAGCGGCCAATGCTCCATGGGCTTGGCCAGGCATTTGGGATCACTGACCAGGTCCGCGACCAATTCGTACGTCTCGTCCGCATCGATCTCATACATCTCGCACACGAAATCGATGATGCTCAGGCCATCTGCCTTGCCACGGATGAAGCCTTGCCGGCCGATGGCCCACGAAACATTGCCATCGTGTTTGACGAAACCCTGGCGCGGCGGACGCAGGCAGCACAACACGTCGACAATCTGACGATGCAGTTCCGGCGACTGCGAGAGCAAGGCATAGCGCCCGACCGGAATTTCAAGCGTGGCGTTGAGCAACAGCGGTTGCCTGCTACCAAATGCGTAAGGTTCGTCAGTGACGCCATTGAGATGAATCATCGTCTTTCCTCACATGGGCTGGACATTGGGGCGGGCAAGACGCTCTGCCGCCAAGGCGACCACCATCATGAACACCAACGACGTCAGGAAATAGCCCAGGCTCGCATCCTGCGAATCGTAGGCCTCGAAGTAGGCGGAGCGCAGAAGCTGCATGCCGTGCGCGAATGGAGACCAGAGTATCCAAGGCCGCAAATGCTCCGGTAACTGCTCCGACACAAAGAAGACGCTTGAGAAAATCTGAAGAAATCGCTCGATAACCGGCGCGAGCCTTAGAAAGAAGTGCCAGAAGGTGGCAATAGAACCGAACAGCACACCCATCGCAGCGCCGCAGCATCCCATCAGCACCACATACAGAATGAATCCTGCCCAGCTTTGCGGCAGCGTGATGAGCCCGAGCGCGTGACCGGCGCTGATCAGTACCGCGAACACCACCAGATACACCGATACATAGATGAACGCCTGTACCAACGCACACATCAATGGCGTGACGCCCTGGAAATTCAGCATGCCACGGGCCGATATATAGGCCGTGCTGCTTCTGAAGACGATCTGCCGGAACATGATCCACGTCGTTGCCCCCAGCAGCGAGAACGTCTGCACATCCATGCCCAGGATGAAATGCGTTCCCATCAGGATGTACAGCGACGAAATCAGCGTCAACAGCACCACGGGGCCAACCAGAGCCCACAGCAATGCAATCCGGCTCTCGCCGTGTATCACGCGCAACTGATAGACGAACAACGCCAACAACGTGCGCCCGACCGGCCGGCCTTTGCCTGCGTTGAGCGGGTGATGGCCTTCATGCAGCGCGTGCAAACGCTCCCGCAGAATCGTGAGATCGCCTGCCTCGCCCTGCGGCAGCTCAATTTCAAACGCAATGTCGTTGCGGGAGGCATGACGGCGCGCTTCGCGCGCCTCGTCCTGCTTACGGCGATCAACCCGCCGTGCATGCGCCGCGGCCAGGCGTTCGTCTTCCGCCACCAGTTTGACCGGCATGTAGCCCGGCGCAAACACCTGTGCGCCCGCGCGGATGTCCTGTTCAAGCAGGCGAACGATGAGACGCAGCCGCCGCCGGGAAAAATCGGCAAGCGTCTCGTCGATCTCGCTGCGCGTAATCTCCGCATCCAACTCCGCCTGCACGGCTTCGTACACCGCTCGCCGGGCGGCCACAGAGTCGTGCGGTTCGCCTTGCAGGCGCGCGAGCAAGGGCTTGAGCAAGACGGCTGGAGTCGCCTTTGCTTCAAACAGCGCGGCCGGGTCCAGACGCCAATCGGCGACGCCTGTTCCCACCGCGTAGTTACTGTCCTTGCGGCGCGAGCGCCAGCCCTTTATCCGGTCCTCGTTGCTCATCGACACGCTATTGAGACACGCCCGAGCTGGAGCCCGAATCGCTGTCGATCGCTCGCGTGGCGCTGAAACCGGCGCTCATCGTGACGCGGAATGCCGAAAGAACCTTCTGCACCTGCGTAAATGGCGCGTCCGAAATATAGATGGCCTGACCTTCATGCACGGTGAATTCACGAGCCAACGCCACCTGTTCCGGGCGAGTCAGGTCAAATTGGTAAACCACCGGCAGCATGTCCGGCTTTCCTTCGACGCCAGCCTTTGCGGGCGTGAACAGGAACACGGAACGCGGGTCCGCCGTCTTGTCATCAAGACCCTTGGAATCAGCCAGCGCATCCAGCACCGTGTAGTTGCGCTTGCTGATGGCCACGCGGCCTTGATTCCCTGCCGCGCCCAATACGGTCAGATACTCTCGCGAGTCATAGGCGGTAATGACGTCGCCCGGGCGCAGCAGGATGTCATTGTTCTGATTGCGGTAAACATCCGACAGCCGCACCGACGCCACCTGATTATCGCGGCGCAGGCTGATGACGAGCTGCTCGGGATTCGTCTGCACCGGCGCTGCCTGCGCCAACGCGCTGCTCAGGCGTTGAGCTGTCTGCGTGATGGGAAACATGCCGGGCTTGGTCAAATTGCCCTGAACCGTCACCATCTGCCCGCGTGCATCGGCCGCGCGCGTCACACTCACGTCAGCACCCACGACAAGCTTGGCCAAGCGCGCAACGATGGCGTCATGCAGCTTGCCCAGCGTCAGGCCTTCGGCCCTGAATTTTCCCAGGATGGGGAAATTAACGTTCCCCGCCCGGTCTATCTCCTGATTTCCCAGGTCGCTCACGCCAGAAGGGTCTGCTGCAAAAACGCCCAGCCCGCCACGCTCCCACACCTTTACATTGATGCCGTCGCCGGGAACCAGACTGTCGAATCCCGCTTGCGTGAGATCACGATAGCGCACGGGAAAATCGGCAACTTCGGGAACCCTGCTTGCCTGCGCGAGTTGGCGCGAGACGGGCATCACGATGACATCCTTGTCATCGTGTGCGCCCGTCATCTCGCTCAACATCGGGCCGGAGCGCGGCAGTTGGCATCCAGAGAGTGAAAGCGCAGCAAGCAGCACCGTGGCCAAGCCTGCTTTGCGCCACGGGCCCGAAGCTGGGACATTCATTTGCATAAGAACCTTTATTTTTGAACCTCGGAAAGACAAGCCAGAAGTGGGGCTTGACGATCAGGCGGTCATCCTGCGCATGGCCGGGACATCGATGCGTTCATCGTTCTCGGACATGGACATGACGGGCATGCACAAACCCAGGAACTTGGTCAGCATTGCGTCGAGCGAAAACAGCTTCTGAGCGCGATGACGGCTTTGCTCTCGCAATTGCTCATTGCTGCGGACCTGATCCACCATTGACGCGACTTTCTCGCATGCCTCGTGCAGATCGGGGTGATCGACGCTGGTAAGCAAGTGACCGGTCTCGTTTTCCACAAAGCACTCGCCCGCGCCGCCCGCAGGTGTGGAGATCACTGGAACGCCCAGCAACTGAGCCTCGATCAGCACGTTCGGCAGGCCCTCGTACCGGGACAGCAGCACACTGGCATCCATCTGCGAATACCAGTAGCCAACGTGGTTGGACAGCCCGACCAACAACAACCTGTCAGTCACACTCAGCTCTTCTGCCAACGCCTCAATGATCTCGCGCAAGCGGCCGTCGCCCACGATGACAAAGCGCGCTAGCGGACGATCTTTCAGATACAGGGCGGCAAGCTTGATCCACAGTTGCGGCCGCTTGTCCGGTTCCAGCCGGAATACCCCGCCGATTGTTTCGGTGGCGTCCGTCGTGCTTTCTTGGAAAGCCTTCCACTTTTCCTCGTCGGCGGCCGACGCGTCAGTCGCCAGGTCCGGCACGCCGTTGTACAGAATGTGAAAGCGCATGATGGGAATGTCCAGCCACTCCGAATAGGCCTCTGCGGCCTTGCGGCTGTTGCTCACGAAGACCACCCCTGGCACTTGAGCCAAGGCCTGGTACAGCTCGGGGTACTCTTCGCGGAAACGGTCTTTGCGGATATTCGGCGGAAGTCCGCGAAACACCAGATGTATGGTCGGAGCGCCTGCCAGTAGCGCAGCCAGCGCGCCAAACAGGCAAGTGCCGTCTTGCCACAGACTCACCACGTCAAACGGATCGGCTCGCAAGACTGGCGCCAGCCGCGTCACGCCGTAGTGAACGGGCGGCGGCAATTGTTCCAGCAGGCGGCCCAAGCTTCCCTCGGGCACGGTTTGATGCGATACGGAAATAGCGGGCAGTCGGTTGATTTCCGTCACCGGGATCTGCGCCTTGATCAGCACAGGCAGGAAAAAATCCTCCTGCTTCTTTGGCGCGCCCGAAGGCTCGGTGTGCTGTTTAACCAGCACTTCGACCTTCTTGGGTCGCATGAGCACATCGGCCAACTGCTGATCGGGAGACTCCGCCAGGCGAGTCAGTTCGCCAGCAAGCCGCGTCAGCTGACGCTCGGCGCCGCCAGGCCCCAAGCTGCCGGTCACAAGCGCCACCGATACCGGCTTATCCGGTGAGTTCTCGGCAACCTGCCGATCGCGAAAGTGCAGGATCGCGTGTTTCATCGACACGATCCTGATGTCTTTTCCCGCCAGCCCTTCTTCGGACTCGAAACGCTGGTAGAACGCATAGTCGCTTGCCAACCCCTCGGCAAGCTCCGCCGCCTTGCTGCCCGGCGCCAGATGTTTCGCAACGGGCGCAATCGCCTCGAACGCATCCGCCAGCAAGCCGCGCTTACGCAGGCGCTTGGCGAATTCGACACGCATGTTCCGATCCGTGTATTGCGAGATCAGCCGGCGAAAAAGCTCGTCCGACTGCTTGTGTGCACGGATGTCACTAAGCAGTTTGGCCCTGGCAAACAAACGGTCGGGGCTCTCGGCGGACTCGGGCAGGTGGCGGTCGACCAAGGACAACGCCTCGTCGACATGCCGTTCCTTCACCAGGCGAGTCGCGCAATAGCGCACGATCTGAAGATCATCCGGGCACTCCTGCAACAGCGTTGCCCACTGTTCAGACAAGCCCTCGTTCAGGCCCGCCGACTCCTGCAACCGGAGCAGAAGAAAGCGGACCTTTGAATCTGCCACATGATTGCGAGCCAGCACTTTCGCGCGAGTCAGGTTTTCGAGTGCAACTTGTACCCGTCCCGATGCCGCGACTATCTCCTCCAATTGAGCTTGCACCCATTGAAGATCGGACTTGGCGTCCGCCTGCTCGGAAATCAGCGGCGGATTCATGCTGCCTTCCTCCGGTTCATCTTCTCGATCCACACCTGGCACCGTTCGATGTAGTGATCGAACTGCGCCGGGTTCTCGGAACGTTCCTGTAGTTTTTTCCAGTACGGCAAGGCTTGCTCAAAGCGATGCAGACGCATGGCGCCGACAGCAGCCAGACGCAGGCCGATGGCATCGTCGGGCACGAGTTGCACGATCCGCTCGCCAAGCGCCAGACGTTCCGTAGTGCTCGACGGTTCCAGCGCACGGGCTTCGGCATACAAGACGGCGATGATGCGGCGCTTTTCGTGGTCGACTTCGGTCATCTCCGGCCACGACTGCGCGACACGATCCAACAAGGTCCATGCCTTCAACGGATCGCCAGCGGACAAGATTTCGCGAGCGCCGCGAATCGCACGAGGTCCGAGTCTGCCCAGCTGACGCTCGGCTTCTTCTTTTGCGCTCTGGTCAGCCGCCGCATTAGCCAGCACCATCTTGTAGGCGTCGATGGCTTCACCGAACCAGCCGCCGTTGAATGCCACCCGCGCAAAGTACAGCTGCGTGCTGAATGGGGCGGACTCATTCGCGGCCGCCTGCTCAAGGTGCCGCATGGCGGTTTGCTTGTCTCCCAACGCATCGGCAGCCCGGCCGCGCATGGCGTCAAGCTCAGGAAAGTCGACCTGGGTATCCAGTGCGATATCCGTCAGGTCCATCACTTCCTTGTGGTTGCCGGCCAGAAGCGCGGCGCGCACGCCAAGACGCATCGCTCGCTCGAATGCGCGCTGGGCGCGTATGCCAGCCAGTGCGTCGGGGTTGAGCAGACGGTGCGCGCAGATTCTTTCAGCCGCGTCACGCAAGCGTCCTTCTTCCAGTGCGCGATTGCCTTCTTCGGCCCACGCCGACGACTGCGCAAGCAGCCACGCACGAATATCTTCTTGCTCACTATTTGCCAGGTCGCAAGACACGGCCAGCGCGGCGCCTGCCATGATGCAACCGCGCCACGACGCTTCTTTGACGAGTTCAAGCGCATCAGCGTCTTCAAGGGCAGGAGACTCAGAGGCCAAGGCGCGCAGGCCCGCGCGATCGCCGGCTAACAGGCGATCACGCCACAGCACCGCGAATCCGCGGCCATATGCAGGGTTGGCGGCACGAACCTCATGCACCCAACGGATGGCGGCTTCCATGTCGCCGCTTGCCTGCAACAGCGAGAGCACCGTGTCTGCTGCTTCCACTGCCCCGGCATCAGCGGGGGACGAGATGCGGAACAGCTGCTTCCAGTTGCCCAGAGCCTCGTCCGCGTGACCCAATTGCCCTGCGGAAACGGCGGCGATCCGTACGATTTCAGGCGTCTCGATCTCATCGCCCAGCAGACCGGCGGCAAGCGAGTACGCCACATCATGGCGCCCCAGCTTGAACTGATTGCGCATCAGGATCTGCTCGGCCTTGCTGCCGGAAGCCAGCGCGCCATCCGCGCTTTCCAGCAGCGCGAGCGAACCTTCGTAATCGCCCAGCTCTTCCTGGATTTTCGCGAACAGCAACATGTGCTCGGGCAGGCCGGGGTAACGGCGCAGCACATCGCGCACGCGGCGCGAGGCCTCGCGCAACTGACCCGAATCCCAAACCTTTTCAATGCGTTCGGCGCTTTCGTCGGAGCCCAGCTTGGGCACGGCGGGCTGCACCGTGGTGGCGCTCATCCGCGGACGCATGAAGTTCTTGAACCAATCTGCGCACAGGCGCTCGGCAAAGCTCTGCGTATAGTGGGTCAGGTCGAGCCCGCCGTCTTCCATCGCATCGCTCTGCCCCAACTTGTTCATGAGCGGCGTCGGATCGTAGCAAGGCGCGCCGATGCGCTGCGCCGCCGCAGCTACTGCGGCAATCAACTGCTCTCGCTGTTCAATCGGAACGTTGTCCGGCGTCAAGGCATTGACGTGCGTAACGAACACCACTTTGTCCCGGCCGAGCAGATCGACGATCTGGCGCATTTCGCCCTCGATCTCGTCGTCTGCCAGATCGCGCTTGACGATACGTGCAAGCAGCTCCCGGTCATCCGAAGACAGACTCTTGAAGAGCGGGTCTTGATCCAACAAGGTGCGGCGCTCGGCTAGCCGGTCAGCGCTGGCCAGGGACCAGAACATCCGGGTTCGCGTACGATCCGCGAAGAACTCGCTGAAGTAGCGCACCAGATAGTTGGACTGGATGGGATAACCGTCGATGGTCAGCAGCTTGCGCGAAGACAGTTCGACCATGTACAGGTCTGCCGGCTTATGCGCCGCAAGGCGAGCCTGCTCGCCATTGGACGGCCGGAAAATCAGGCGTTGCACGTCGGCGGGAATGTCTCCCTGCCCGTACATGAAACGCGCCTGTTGCAGCGCCTCTGCGCTGGTATGCACGAAACCGTAGTTGCGGCCGAGTTGCAGCTTGATCGGGTAGCGTCCCACGGCATCACGCAGCGGCGTATGGATGCGGCAGGTTCCAATCGGAGCGATAGTAAAAGCAGTCATTCAGGGCCTCTCCTGGATTGTTGGATGACGCGACCGGACTCAGAGAGTCCAGTACACGAGGTCGGGCGCAAGCCGTTTGCTGTCAAGCACTGACTTCAGGTCGCACACCAAGCCGCCGCTCTTGACCAGACTGGGCATGTCGTCCCAGATCGAGTCCATGGTTTCACGGTGCGGCACGGCCAGAATCAGCACATCCATGTCACGGAACTGGTCGCGCTCCACGAGCTGGATGCCGTACTCGTGCACCATCTGGTCTGGATCGACCATGGGGTCGCACGCAACCGGGGTAATGCCGTAGTTGCCGAGGGCTTTGTACAGATCGACAACCTTCGAATTGCGGATGTCGGGCACGTTCTCTTTGAACGTCATACCCAGGATGCCGACGCGAGTCGACGCATTGAGGCGGCCGTTGCGGGCCAGGGTTTGAACGATGCGCGACGCAACGTGATTGGCCATGCCGTCGTTGATCCGGCGGCCCGACAGGATGACTTCCGGGTGATAACCGAGTTCCTGCGCTTTGGAGGTCAGGTAGTAGGGATCGACGCCGATGCAGTGGCCGCCCACAAGACCCGGCGTGAACTTGAGGAAGTTCCACTTGGTGCCCGCGGCCGCCAAAACTTCCGAGGTGCGGATGCCAACCAGATCGCAGATCTTGGACATCTCGTTCATCAGTGCGATATTGATATCGCGCTGCGTGTTTTCCAGCACCTTCGCGGCTTCAGCAACCTTGATCGACGAGGCGCGATGCACCCCCGCATCAATGATTTTTTCGTAGACGCCTGCAATGATTTCCAGTGACGCCTCGTCCTGTCCGGACACGATCTTGACGATCTTCTCCAGCGGGTGTTCACGGTCGCCCGGATTGATCCGCTCGGGGCTGTAGCCCAGCTTGAAGTCGATCCCGCAGCGCAGGCCAGACACCTTTTCCAGTTCCGGCCCGCAGATTTCTTCGGTGGCGCCTGGGTGGACGGTGGACTCGAAGACGACAATGCAGCCCGGGCGCAGCACGGGGCCTATCGAGCGGCAAGCCCGCACCAGCAGGGAAAAATCGGGATTATTTCTCTCGTCCACGGGAGTCGGGACGGCAATAACGAAAAAGTCGCAACCCTCCAGTTCCGTCACCTGATCGGTGAACTGCATGGGCGAGGCAAGCAACGCATCGCGTTCGATCTCGCCAGTCCAGTCATCCCCTTCTTTCAGCCGTGCGATTCTCCGCTTATCTACATCAAAGCCGATGACATCAAAACGCTTGGAAAATGCGACGGCTACGGGCAGGCCGACATATCCAAGGCCACACACTGCGATTCTCTTTACCACTGGGGACCTCACTGTTTTCGTCGTGTTGCGAACACTAGAAATTGACGCCCAGAGACAAGAAATCGACGCGAAATCGAAATACGATTGTGCTATTTGGGCGGGCGTATTACTAAAGAATTATTACCACTAGATACTCAATCAAACGTGTGAGTTGATGAGCCAACGAATGGTAGAGGGCGTACACAGCAAACTTTTTTTCTAAAAATGTTTATTGCTGTGGAAATAAATCAGAGCCGCCCCGTAATAAACCCGGGAAATCCCTCAAATAATTACATTCATTACACAAACCGCAACACAGCACCGCTGTCCGGTTGTTAATAAATATTAATAAACGTATATCTTATTTTTGTTTAACCAAACTGAAAAAATATAATAGCAAGCCAGAGGTTATTAATTAATGCTGTAGCGGAATTTACGCATCCATGCGTAACGCTTTGCGTGAAAATTGCAGCGCAAAAAAAACAGCTGCCATGAATGGCAGCTGTTTTTGGTCAGTTGGAATGCCGGACATCCAGATTCGGCCACTCCGCTCATGCGCCTAATAGGAACTCCGCGAAGAACATCAAGATCGCGGCGCGTTGCTGAATCCGGCTACGGCAGGCGTTGCAAGGTCCCGCCCGTCTGCCGGTTCGGGACGCCGCCACAACCACGCCAGCACTACTGCCATACAGGCGCATGCGGGCCACACGACCCACGCATGCGGAATCGTATACACCATCACTACCGCGCAGACCGTCATCGACACCGTCGCCATGTACTTGGATCGGCGTGCAATGCGGCGCCCGTTGTTCCAGTTGTGCAGCATAGGGCCGAACCACTTGTGCTCGTGTAGCCAGCGATGCAGGCGCGGCGAACTACGCGCCGCCGCCCACGAGGCCAGCAACACGAATTCGGTGCTGGGCAGGCCCGGCAGAAATACGCCGGCGATTGCGACCCCGATACTAACAATCGCCAGCACCAGGTACAGCGCGCGTACCCAGGATTTGCGTGGCGTCATGCGCCGAGATCGAAGTGCCGTTCAAGCAATTCGCCAAACCGGTCATAAGCAGCGTTGGCGCCAGCGATGACCGCATCGTGGGTCTCGGGGCTGAGGGCGTCGCTGTCCAAAGACGCCACAAAGCGGCGCCACACGACAGCGCGGCCATCCGGATAGGCAGCCAGGTTGCGGGCGCCAAACTCGGCCGACAAGCCCAGGTCCGATTGCGCCTGCTTGAACAGGAAGGCGGCGCCCAGGGTCGACCCTTCGGACACATACAGCCAGCCCAGCGCTTCAGGCATGCCCAC of Achromobacter seleniivolatilans contains these proteins:
- a CDS encoding sugar ABC transporter, which encodes MLCIATPRYEAESRFFVQSGSGQQGGGGGAASLLTTGNMGGMLGGFVDGWAVRDFLQSRDAMQQLDQKVGLRQYLIHTGMDPLNHLSEDSSEDDLYRAYKASVQVSFNALEQIDVLRVSAFSSEHAAILSKALIGLAEEFVSTMNEKGVADKLKVSEESVKRAEKKALAARDALTAWRTTHGNIDPTATVAMLLNLSSQLEGELSSAQINLDKIRALGNKDHFMLKPAELQVAALNKRISAVRRRLSGEGNTEATQLKSYEALRNTQAFADSNLTLAQQSYQQAVTDTLRLQRYLSIIAQPVPTDRPSSPRTGILLLQALALGFVLMFISRVAMALLRGLRHG
- a CDS encoding ATPase; the protein is MIHLNGVTDEPYAFGSRQPLLLNATLEIPVGRYALLSQSPELHRQIVDVLCCLRPPRQGFVKHDGNVSWAIGRQGFIRGKADGLSIIDFVCEMYEIDADETYELVADLVSDPKCLAKPMEHWPLYARQEFSFALALAPAFDVYVIEGAIPFEPCRFTRLWLALFEERLIGRTLILSSYRQNQMADYCLKGLIYERSALSIEDDLDQCISKFPPRRSRSESGTGDDGFGGGFEDGVGL
- a CDS encoding ABC transporter permease, which gives rise to MSNEDRIKGWRSRRKDSNYAVGTGVADWRLDPAALFEAKATPAVLLKPLLARLQGEPHDSVAARRAVYEAVQAELDAEITRSEIDETLADFSRRRLRLIVRLLEQDIRAGAQVFAPGYMPVKLVAEDERLAAAHARRVDRRKQDEAREARRHASRNDIAFEIELPQGEAGDLTILRERLHALHEGHHPLNAGKGRPVGRTLLALFVYQLRVIHGESRIALLWALVGPVVLLTLISSLYILMGTHFILGMDVQTFSLLGATTWIMFRQIVFRSSTAYISARGMLNFQGVTPLMCALVQAFIYVSVYLVVFAVLISAGHALGLITLPQSWAGFILYVVLMGCCGAAMGVLFGSIATFWHFFLRLAPVIERFLQIFSSVFFVSEQLPEHLRPWILWSPFAHGMQLLRSAYFEAYDSQDASLGYFLTSLVFMMVVALAAERLARPNVQPM
- a CDS encoding polysaccharide biosynthesis/export family protein yields the protein MQMNVPASGPWRKAGLATVLLAALSLSGCQLPRSGPMLSEMTGAHDDKDVIVMPVSRQLAQASRVPEVADFPVRYRDLTQAGFDSLVPGDGINVKVWERGGLGVFAADPSGVSDLGNQEIDRAGNVNFPILGKFRAEGLTLGKLHDAIVARLAKLVVGADVSVTRAADARGQMVTVQGNLTKPGMFPITQTAQRLSSALAQAAPVQTNPEQLVISLRRDNQVASVRLSDVYRNQNNDILLRPGDVITAYDSREYLTVLGAAGNQGRVAISKRNYTVLDALADSKGLDDKTADPRSVFLFTPAKAGVEGKPDMLPVVYQFDLTRPEQVALAREFTVHEGQAIYISDAPFTQVQKVLSAFRVTMSAGFSATRAIDSDSGSSSGVSQ
- a CDS encoding glycosyltransferase; its protein translation is MNPPLISEQADAKSDLQWVQAQLEEIVAASGRVQVALENLTRAKVLARNHVADSKVRFLLLRLQESAGLNEGLSEQWATLLQECPDDLQIVRYCATRLVKERHVDEALSLVDRHLPESAESPDRLFARAKLLSDIRAHKQSDELFRRLISQYTDRNMRVEFAKRLRKRGLLADAFEAIAPVAKHLAPGSKAAELAEGLASDYAFYQRFESEEGLAGKDIRIVSMKHAILHFRDRQVAENSPDKPVSVALVTGSLGPGGAERQLTRLAGELTRLAESPDQQLADVLMRPKKVEVLVKQHTEPSGAPKKQEDFFLPVLIKAQIPVTEINRLPAISVSHQTVPEGSLGRLLEQLPPPVHYGVTRLAPVLRADPFDVVSLWQDGTCLFGALAALLAGAPTIHLVFRGLPPNIRKDRFREEYPELYQALAQVPGVVFVSNSRKAAEAYSEWLDIPIMRFHILYNGVPDLATDASAADEEKWKAFQESTTDATETIGGVFRLEPDKRPQLWIKLAALYLKDRPLARFVIVGDGRLREIIEALAEELSVTDRLLLVGLSNHVGYWYSQMDASVLLSRYEGLPNVLIEAQLLGVPVISTPAGGAGECFVENETGHLLTSVDHPDLHEACEKVASMVDQVRSNEQLREQSRHRAQKLFSLDAMLTKFLGLCMPVMSMSENDERIDVPAMRRMTA
- a CDS encoding nucleotide sugar dehydrogenase, yielding MCGLGYVGLPVAVAFSKRFDVIGFDVDKRRIARLKEGDDWTGEIERDALLASPMQFTDQVTELEGCDFFVIAVPTPVDERNNPDFSLLVRACRSIGPVLRPGCIVVFESTVHPGATEEICGPELEKVSGLRCGIDFKLGYSPERINPGDREHPLEKIVKIVSGQDEASLEIIAGVYEKIIDAGVHRASSIKVAEAAKVLENTQRDINIALMNEMSKICDLVGIRTSEVLAAAGTKWNFLKFTPGLVGGHCIGVDPYYLTSKAQELGYHPEVILSGRRINDGMANHVASRIVQTLARNGRLNASTRVGILGMTFKENVPDIRNSKVVDLYKALGNYGITPVACDPMVDPDQMVHEYGIQLVERDQFRDMDVLILAVPHRETMDSIWDDMPSLVKSGGLVCDLKSVLDSKRLAPDLVYWTL
- a CDS encoding YbaN family protein — its product is MTPRKSWVRALYLVLAIVSIGVAIAGVFLPGLPSTEFVLLASWAAARSSPRLHRWLHEHKWFGPMLHNWNNGRRIARRSKYMATVSMTVCAVVMVYTIPHAWVVWPACACMAVVLAWLWRRPEPADGRDLATPAVAGFSNAPRS